GCACGCTGCCGGCCAGGTCGACGGTGACCGTGGCCCCGGTCGAGTGCGCCGTGACGAACTCCGGGTCGGTGAGCGTCAGCACCAGGCCGAGGCGCTGCCCGGCCGGGATGACCTGGTCGATCGGGCGCAGCTTCCACGTGATCGTGTAGTAGGTGCTGGTGTTCATCGGGTTGGTGGCGGTCAGCGAGTCCCGGTGCTGCCCGTCCATCCAGCCCCGCGAAAGCACCTGGTACGCGGCGCTGGACACCACCTTCGCGGTGTCCTTGTAGCAGGCGTCGTCGGTGCTCGACGACGAGCCCCAGCACGACTGGGTGGTCAGCGTGCTGATGCCCTCACCAGAGCTGCGGTAGTTGACCCGGGTCGCGGTGCCGTACGCGACGAGCTTGGCGGTCAGCGTGGTCGTCGCCTTGCTCGACCGCACTCGCAGCGTGATCGTCGGCGTGCCGGAGATGCGCAGGTCCGAGGTGAGCACGGGCGTCTGGTACACCTTGCGCCCGGTGCGCGCCGTGGTCGGCGAGCTGACTGCGTTGGCCTCGCTCAGCGATGGCGCGTCGGTCAGCGACAGGCTGCCCGATCCGGCCCCGGAGGAGGCCAGCGTGCCCGGGTTGCCGGTGCCCTGCAGCACGTAGTTCGCCGTGGCGGTGCCCGACGGCGGCCACAGGGTGCTGGTCTGCCACACGTCCGCGGCCCGCTCCACGTCGGCCATCGGCTCGCCCATGATGCCGTTGTCGATGCCCAGCAGCCAGTAGTCGAACCAGCGGTGCAGGGTGGACACCCAGGTCGCGCGCCGGAAGTCGAACGGGTCGACGTGGCCCTCCTGGGCCAGCCAGATCTTGCGCGGCACGTTGTTGGCGGCCAGCGCGTCCCACCACTGCCCGAAGTGGACGCCCTGCACGTTGAGGTCGTTCTGGCCGTGCACCACGAACACGCTCGCGCGTACCGACGCGGCCGCAGGGACGAAGTTGCGCGCGGCCCAGAACGAGTTGTAGTTGCCGGTGCTCGCGGCGTGCCCGCTGCTCAGCGCGCTCGCCACGGCTGAGCAGGTGCCCGACGGGCGGCTGTTGACCAGCGAGTGCAGGCTCGGCACCGAGCTGACCCTCGGGTTCACCATGCCGTTGGCCCGGTTGTAGTCGTACCAGCTGGAGATGGCCCCGATCGGCACGATGGTGGCCAGGCCCGGCACCCCGGTCGCGGCCACCCCGTTGGCGACCGTGCCGTCCCACGACTTGCCGATCATGCCGACCTTGCCGGTGCTCCAGCCCGTCGCGCTGACCACGGCCCCGGCGGCGTTGCGGCCGGTGACACGGCCGTTCAGCCAGTCGATGACGGCCTTGGCGCCCTGCACCTCCGCGGTGCCGCCGACGTCCTCGCAGCCCGTCGAGCGGCTGGTGCCGGACAGGTCGGCGGCGATGAAGGCGTAGCCGCGTGGCACGAAGTAGTTGTCGTAGTACAGCGGGAACTTGCTGACCGTGCCGTCGGCCGCGTACACCTTCTTCTCGGACTCGTTGCCGCGCCCGCAGCACTGGTAGTAGGGCGAGGCGTCCATGATGACGGGCACCTTGACCCCGGCTGCGACAGCCTCGCGGGGGCGGATGACGTCCGCGACGATCTTGTCACGGATGCCGTCGCCGTCGTTGTCGAGCGGCGACTCGACGTAGACGGTCTCGCGGATCGCGGTGGCGTAGTCGTAGATCGGGTCGCTGAGCAGCGCGACGGGGGCGGCGTTGGCGGGTGTCGCCAGCACGGTGGTGCCGAGCAGGGCGAGCACGCACAGCAGGGGTATGCGACGCATCGGCATATGCTTTCATCGCCATACGTCGCTGTCTACGGCCGCGCTGGTGGTCGTTGATCGCTAGTTCGTGTCAGAAAGTGCGGTCAGGCCTCATTTCTTGACACGAAGTAGCGATCTTCGGCGCGGCGCGGCGCGGCGGGGTGCGGCCCGCGGGGCACCAGCTGGGCCGCCGACCGGCTACCCGGCGCGGCGGCCCGACCAGGCCTGCCACAGCTCGGCGTACCGGCCGCCGGGGGTTGCGCGCAGCTCGTCGTGGGTGCCGCTCTCGACGATGCGGCCGCCTTCCATGACCACCACCTGGTCGGCGAGCGCGGCCTGGGTGAGCCGGTGGGCGACCAGCAGGCCGGTGCGCCCGTCCAGCGCGGCCGCGACCGATGCCTCCAGCACCCGCGCCCCGGCGCTGCCCGCCTCGGCGGTGGCCTCGTCGAGCACCGCCACCGCCGGATCGGCCAGCACCAGCCGGGCCAGGGCGAGCTGCTGGGCCTGCGCGGCGGTGAGCCGGTGCCCACCCTCGCCGACCACGGTGGACAGCCCTTCCGGCAGCGCCTGCACCCACTCGGCCGCGCCGACCCGGGCCAGCGCGGCGAGCAACTGCTCGTCAGTGGCGGCGGGCTCGGCCAGGCGCAGGTCCTCGGCGAGGGTGCCCGCGAAGACGTGCACCTCCTGCGTGATCAGCGCGACCGCGCGGCGGCCGGCCGGGTCCAGGTCGTCCAGGCCCACGCCGCCGATCCGGATGCGTCCGGCGGTCGGCTCGTGTACGCCTGCGACCAGTCCGGCCAGGGTGCTCTTGCCCGCGCCGCTGGCGCCGACCAGCGCCACCCGCCGCCCGGCGGGCACCGTGATGCTCACGTCGTGCAGCACCGGCCGGTCCGCGTCGTACGCGTGGGTGACCCCGTCGGCGTGCAGCGACGCGTCGGCGGGGGAGCGCGGCGCGGGCGGCGCGGCGGGTTCGGGCAGCTCGGCGACGCCGACCAGGCGCGCCAGCGCGGCGTACGCGGCCTGCACGTCGTCGATCAGCCCCAGCGCGGTGTTGATCGGCGTGAACAGGTGGTGGAAGTACAGCGCCGCCGCGGTCGCCGTGCCGATGCTCACCTCACCGGCGCGCACCAGCAGGAAGCCGGTGACCAGCACCGCGCCCAGGCCGATGAACTCGGCCAGGTTGAGTCGGGCGTAGAAGCGGGTGACCAGGTTGACGCCGCGCATGGTCAGCTCCACGGCCTCCTGCGAGCGGCCGCTGACCAGGTCGAGGTGCCGCTCGCGGCGGCGCAGCGCGCGCACGGTCGCGGCGCCGCCGATGGTCTCCAGCAGCTGCTGCTGCTGGGCGCCGACGGCGACCCGCTGGCGGGCGTACACCGGTAGCGCGCGGCCCGCGTACCAGCGCACGGTGTGCAGCTGCACCGGGACGGCCAGCAGTGCGGCCAGCAGCAGCCGCCAGTCAAGCACGCCCAGCCCGGCCAGGGTGAGCACGATGGCGAGCAGCGAACGGCCCAGCTCGGGCAGCCCGCTGCGGACGACGGACGCGACGGCACTGAGGTCGTTGCCGGCCCGGGAGGTCAGGTCGCCCGAACCGGCCCGCTCGACCCGCCCCAGCGGCAGCCGCAGCGCCCGGTCGAGGAACCGTTCCCGCAGCTCGGCCAGGGCACCCTCGCCGAGCCGCGCCACCAGCGTGAGGCCGTATGCGGTCAGCGCGCCGGACACCAGGGCGACGACGGCCAGCGCGACCACGGGCGTGGTCAGCACACCGGCCGGGCGGCCCTGGCTGACCAGGTCCACGAGATGGCCGAGCAGCGGCGCGACGGTCAGCCCGATCGCGGTCGCGGTCGTCAGCACCAGCAGCCCGGCCACGGCGAGCCCGCGGCGGGGTCGCAGCACGGCGCGCAGTGCGCGCAGGGTCTCCCGGCCGCCGGCGACCGGCAGCAGTTCCCGCTGCTCGGTCA
The Catellatospora sp. IY07-71 DNA segment above includes these coding regions:
- a CDS encoding ABC transporter ATP-binding protein, with product MTAPSVTLPQDAVTEQRELLPVAGGRETLRALRAVLRPRRGLAVAGLLVLTTATAIGLTVAPLLGHLVDLVSQGRPAGVLTTPVVALAVVALVSGALTAYGLTLVARLGEGALAELRERFLDRALRLPLGRVERAGSGDLTSRAGNDLSAVASVVRSGLPELGRSLLAIVLTLAGLGVLDWRLLLAALLAVPVQLHTVRWYAGRALPVYARQRVAVGAQQQQLLETIGGAATVRALRRRERHLDLVSGRSQEAVELTMRGVNLVTRFYARLNLAEFIGLGAVLVTGFLLVRAGEVSIGTATAAALYFHHLFTPINTALGLIDDVQAAYAALARLVGVAELPEPAAPPAPRSPADASLHADGVTHAYDADRPVLHDVSITVPAGRRVALVGASGAGKSTLAGLVAGVHEPTAGRIRIGGVGLDDLDPAGRRAVALITQEVHVFAGTLAEDLRLAEPAATDEQLLAALARVGAAEWVQALPEGLSTVVGEGGHRLTAAQAQQLALARLVLADPAVAVLDEATAEAGSAGARVLEASVAAALDGRTGLLVAHRLTQAALADQVVVMEGGRIVESGTHDELRATPGGRYAELWQAWSGRRAG
- a CDS encoding Xaa-Pro dipeptidyl-peptidase gives rise to the protein MRRIPLLCVLALLGTTVLATPANAAPVALLSDPIYDYATAIRETVYVESPLDNDGDGIRDKIVADVIRPREAVAAGVKVPVIMDASPYYQCCGRGNESEKKVYAADGTVSKFPLYYDNYFVPRGYAFIAADLSGTSRSTGCEDVGGTAEVQGAKAVIDWLNGRVTGRNAAGAVVSATGWSTGKVGMIGKSWDGTVANGVAATGVPGLATIVPIGAISSWYDYNRANGMVNPRVSSVPSLHSLVNSRPSGTCSAVASALSSGHAASTGNYNSFWAARNFVPAAASVRASVFVVHGQNDLNVQGVHFGQWWDALAANNVPRKIWLAQEGHVDPFDFRRATWVSTLHRWFDYWLLGIDNGIMGEPMADVERAADVWQTSTLWPPSGTATANYVLQGTGNPGTLASSGAGSGSLSLTDAPSLSEANAVSSPTTARTGRKVYQTPVLTSDLRISGTPTITLRVRSSKATTTLTAKLVAYGTATRVNYRSSGEGISTLTTQSCWGSSSSTDDACYKDTAKVVSSAAYQVLSRGWMDGQHRDSLTATNPMNTSTYYTITWKLRPIDQVIPAGQRLGLVLTLTDPEFVTAHSTGATVTVDLAGSVLKLPIAPAGALAAPSALTAETPSVIYDGTVSPLAGTRFQ